In a genomic window of uncultured Sphaerochaeta sp.:
- the argH gene encoding argininosuccinate lyase, which produces MKLPQTFAEVKRQVQMQEGTSYPGKALVAMELQPGYDRAKSTMIGHMLSINEAHLLMLIKQKIVDEEQGKIIMRELEAIDYASYKEKSYTGQYEDLFFEIEAELIQRTEGLGGNLHLGRSRNDMCLCLSHMVIREDLQHLLEQLITVENTVLKFAQQHKETLYVVHTHTQHAQPSVLGHYFLGVFDMLQRDEQRLRSAYLQVNRSPMGAAAINTSGFPLDRAMVSELIGCDDYISNAYDAIGNSDFFTETASAMSLAALNLGRVVTDMTLWATEELHMIKVADGYISTSSIMPQKRNPIALEHLRSSLSLTKGLADSILLGFLKSPYGDISDYEDAEDPMAQATKLLSMNYRLFNAVLATLEVDEKTLTNRAYESFSVVTEMADQLYRAYQIPFRKAHHLVATLVKEAGKQNLNLKMLDESFFAEVYEQVMGKAFTLDFTPIRESLDPLAFVAKRDVEGGTSARAMQTMLDEAHQHLDESVAWFGGIMAQQQTAEKKRKALIGQLLNS; this is translated from the coding sequence ATGAAACTTCCACAGACTTTTGCCGAGGTGAAGCGACAGGTACAGATGCAGGAAGGAACTTCCTATCCTGGAAAAGCATTGGTAGCCATGGAGCTGCAACCTGGATATGACCGGGCAAAGAGCACGATGATCGGCCATATGCTCTCCATCAATGAAGCTCATCTACTCATGCTCATCAAGCAGAAGATTGTGGATGAGGAGCAGGGAAAGATCATCATGCGCGAGCTTGAGGCGATCGACTACGCTTCGTACAAGGAGAAATCCTATACTGGCCAGTACGAGGACTTGTTCTTCGAGATCGAAGCAGAACTCATTCAGAGGACCGAAGGGCTTGGTGGCAACTTGCACCTTGGAAGAAGCAGAAATGATATGTGTCTTTGCCTTTCCCATATGGTGATCAGGGAAGACCTGCAGCATCTGCTTGAGCAGCTCATCACGGTAGAGAACACAGTCTTGAAGTTTGCCCAGCAGCACAAAGAGACGCTTTACGTCGTCCATACGCACACCCAGCATGCCCAGCCAAGTGTTCTTGGTCACTATTTTCTGGGAGTGTTCGATATGTTGCAGCGGGATGAGCAGCGTTTGCGATCTGCCTACCTTCAGGTGAATCGCTCTCCGATGGGTGCTGCTGCCATCAATACCAGCGGTTTTCCGCTGGACAGGGCTATGGTCAGCGAACTCATCGGTTGTGATGACTATATCAGCAATGCCTATGACGCCATCGGTAACAGTGATTTTTTCACTGAGACAGCCTCGGCAATGAGTCTGGCAGCTTTGAACTTGGGAAGGGTGGTGACCGATATGACGCTCTGGGCAACAGAAGAGCTTCATATGATCAAGGTGGCGGATGGATATATTTCCACCAGTTCCATCATGCCGCAGAAACGTAATCCCATCGCCTTGGAACATTTGAGGTCGAGCCTTTCCCTTACCAAGGGATTGGCGGACAGTATTCTGTTGGGTTTCCTGAAGTCTCCCTATGGGGATATCTCCGATTACGAGGATGCTGAGGACCCGATGGCCCAGGCTACCAAGCTTCTATCGATGAACTATCGTCTGTTCAATGCTGTTTTGGCGACGCTTGAGGTTGATGAGAAAACACTGACCAATCGTGCGTATGAGAGCTTTTCTGTAGTGACGGAGATGGCCGATCAGCTCTACCGAGCTTACCAGATCCCTTTCAGGAAGGCTCATCATCTGGTTGCAACGTTGGTCAAGGAAGCTGGCAAGCAGAACCTGAACCTGAAAATGTTGGACGAGTCCTTCTTTGCCGAAGTCTATGAGCAGGTGATGGGAAAAGCGTTTACGCTCGACTTCACACCGATAAGGGAGAGTCTCGATCCTCTCGCATTCGTAGCAAAGCGGGATGTTGAGGGAGGTACGAGTGCACGTGCCATGCAAACGATGCTGGATGAGGCACATCAGCATTTGGATGAGTCTGTTGCGTGGTTTGGTGGCATCATGGCACAGCAACAAACAGCGGAGAAGAAGCGAAAGGCTCTCATTGGTCAGTTGCTGAATTCCTAA
- a CDS encoding mandelate racemase/muconate lactonizing enzyme family protein — MKITDIQTKLIDAFMFVEIHTDEGITGLGESGSWAFLEASAQAVETFKRYLLGKDPLLREHHWQYLYRCYHFRGAAIMGALSAIDIALWDIAGKYFGVPCYQLMGGKTRDAVRVYYHVFGKDRSELVQGCIEAKKQGFTAIGHLTPFADEPREMRYQSSYASKIERAIESVRQYREAVGNDVDLCIEIHRQLPLHEAIALAKGIEQYRPMFYEDPVRPDSFDLMAQVQHAIPISIATGERLHTIEEFTMLLERRACHFIRPDVCMCGGLTHAKKIAAVAEGFGVQVIPHNPLSPVSTAACVQLAASIPNFAIQEFPLGEDALPKAGIVKSSLVLKNGYLSVPTAPGIGVELYPDAEERFPYVPRAYTTRLHADGSVMDQ, encoded by the coding sequence ATGAAAATTACTGATATCCAGACCAAATTGATCGATGCATTCATGTTCGTAGAAATCCATACCGATGAGGGAATCACCGGGCTGGGAGAATCTGGCTCGTGGGCTTTCCTTGAGGCATCCGCCCAAGCGGTTGAGACCTTCAAACGATACCTGCTGGGAAAAGATCCGCTGTTGAGGGAACACCACTGGCAGTATCTCTACCGGTGTTATCACTTTCGGGGTGCCGCAATCATGGGAGCACTCTCGGCCATAGATATAGCTCTCTGGGATATTGCCGGCAAGTATTTTGGTGTTCCTTGTTATCAGCTGATGGGTGGCAAGACACGAGATGCTGTGCGCGTGTACTACCATGTTTTTGGTAAGGATCGATCTGAACTGGTGCAGGGTTGCATTGAGGCGAAGAAACAAGGGTTTACGGCGATAGGGCATTTGACTCCTTTTGCTGATGAGCCTCGCGAGATGCGCTATCAATCCTCTTATGCAAGCAAGATAGAGCGCGCAATCGAGAGTGTGCGTCAGTACCGAGAGGCGGTTGGCAATGATGTCGATCTCTGTATTGAGATCCATCGCCAGCTTCCCTTGCATGAGGCAATTGCACTGGCCAAGGGGATTGAGCAGTATCGTCCTATGTTCTACGAGGACCCGGTACGCCCAGACAGTTTTGACCTTATGGCCCAGGTACAGCATGCCATTCCCATTTCCATTGCTACCGGAGAGCGGCTCCATACCATTGAGGAATTTACCATGCTGCTTGAGCGAAGGGCTTGCCATTTCATACGCCCCGATGTGTGCATGTGCGGAGGACTTACCCATGCAAAGAAAATTGCTGCGGTTGCTGAAGGATTTGGGGTACAGGTCATCCCGCACAACCCGCTCAGCCCGGTGAGTACGGCAGCGTGTGTGCAACTGGCAGCCTCAATTCCCAATTTTGCCATTCAGGAGTTTCCTCTTGGTGAGGATGCACTGCCCAAGGCAGGTATCGTGAAGAGTTCACTTGTCCTGAAAAACGGATATCTCTCCGTACCGACTGCTCCTGGAATTGGGGTGGAGTTGTATCCGGATGCCGAAGAACGTTTCCCTTATGTACCTCGGGCATACACCACACGACTCCATGCTGATGGATCAGTGATGGACCAATAG
- a CDS encoding carbohydrate ABC transporter permease — MNKNRRRRNESILVHSLAILSMIFILFPIYWLVISALQSPQTIISIPPTLFPRSFSLYFVKKVFSQFGIGRFLANSVFLSLGSTFLTLFVACFAAFSYTAYRYKMKESFSKLVLFVYMFPQILIIIPIYLLMSKAGLINTYSGLILCYIAFELPICIWTMQSYFATIPKDLVDAAEIDGLRRLSTLWYVFLPVALPGLAASGVMTFIGIWNNFLLANTLLIDEAKKTLPVVIADFASRDSMMQGDVLAASLVVCIPSFFFALFAQKYLVGGLTSGAVKA; from the coding sequence ATGAACAAGAACAGAAGAAGACGCAATGAGAGCATTCTCGTGCACAGCTTGGCAATCCTGTCGATGATCTTCATCCTATTCCCAATCTATTGGTTGGTGATCAGCGCATTGCAAAGTCCCCAGACTATTATCAGTATCCCGCCTACGCTATTTCCCCGTAGTTTTTCACTCTATTTCGTGAAGAAAGTCTTCTCCCAGTTCGGTATTGGGCGCTTTCTGGCAAACAGTGTGTTTCTCTCCCTCGGCTCTACCTTCCTTACTCTTTTCGTAGCCTGTTTTGCTGCATTCAGCTATACCGCGTATCGGTACAAAATGAAGGAGAGCTTCTCCAAGCTGGTGCTTTTCGTCTATATGTTTCCGCAGATCCTGATCATCATCCCCATTTACCTGCTGATGTCGAAGGCTGGACTGATCAATACCTATAGTGGCCTTATCCTCTGCTACATCGCCTTTGAGCTTCCCATTTGCATCTGGACGATGCAGTCCTACTTTGCCACGATTCCCAAAGACTTGGTTGATGCTGCCGAAATCGACGGACTGAGAAGACTCAGTACCCTCTGGTATGTCTTCCTGCCTGTTGCCTTGCCGGGGCTTGCCGCCTCTGGAGTCATGACGTTCATTGGGATCTGGAACAACTTCCTATTGGCGAATACCCTGCTCATCGATGAGGCAAAGAAGACACTTCCGGTGGTAATCGCCGATTTTGCCTCCCGTGACAGCATGATGCAAGGGGATGTCCTTGCTGCTTCCCTGGTGGTGTGTATTCCCTCATTCTTCTTTGCACTCTTTGCACAAAAATACCTCGTCGGGGGCCTGACCTCCGGTGCGGTGAAGGCGTAA
- a CDS encoding sugar ABC transporter permease — MRTMRTIPRHSMANRQALVGILLYAPAILIILAIVIYPMVYALQMSFTNYRPTLAKVSLVGLKNYVDLFRDVKFWQSLGRSLVFTFGSLFPQIILGLAMASLLNHPLLRWKMLFRGLAITPWLIPTVAVAMIFRWMFHDLYGIINYMLVDLGIIASPKAWIAQQGSAMFLLIIANVWRGTPLMITMFLAGLQGIPADLYESAQVDGANAWYRFRKITLPLLMPVVMVSGILRFVWTFNFFDLPWVMTGGGPSESTQTTPIYAFRKAFSSYRMGEGSAITIVLFLILVVFSVCYFRLKKYQEKIYN, encoded by the coding sequence ATGAGAACGATGCGGACGATCCCAAGACATTCGATGGCAAATAGGCAGGCTCTTGTCGGAATCCTGCTGTATGCCCCGGCTATTCTGATTATTCTCGCCATAGTGATATACCCGATGGTATATGCCTTGCAGATGAGTTTTACCAATTATCGGCCAACCCTTGCAAAGGTGTCCCTGGTAGGGCTCAAGAACTATGTCGACTTGTTCAGGGATGTCAAGTTCTGGCAGTCTTTGGGACGTTCGCTGGTTTTCACGTTCGGTTCCTTGTTTCCGCAAATTATTCTTGGCCTCGCAATGGCATCGCTGCTCAATCATCCATTGCTTCGTTGGAAAATGCTGTTTCGAGGCCTTGCAATTACTCCCTGGCTCATTCCCACGGTTGCCGTGGCAATGATTTTCCGTTGGATGTTCCACGATCTCTACGGAATCATCAACTATATGTTGGTCGACCTTGGCATCATTGCCTCCCCAAAAGCTTGGATTGCCCAGCAGGGTAGTGCCATGTTCCTCCTTATCATTGCAAACGTATGGAGAGGAACCCCATTGATGATAACGATGTTTCTTGCAGGATTGCAGGGAATTCCTGCTGACTTGTATGAGTCAGCACAGGTTGACGGGGCGAACGCTTGGTACCGCTTCAGGAAGATCACCCTTCCGCTCTTGATGCCTGTGGTCATGGTGTCGGGAATCCTACGTTTCGTCTGGACTTTCAACTTCTTCGACCTTCCTTGGGTCATGACCGGTGGTGGTCCTTCCGAATCAACGCAAACCACTCCCATTTACGCGTTCAGGAAGGCTTTCTCAAGTTATCGTATGGGTGAAGGCTCTGCCATTACCATCGTACTCTTCCTCATACTCGTCGTGTTCTCAGTCTGTTACTTCAGGCTGAAGAAGTATCAAGAGAAAATCTACAATTAG
- a CDS encoding extracellular solute-binding protein → MKRVIIVALVLMALGSAMLFAAGTQEAAKQEPAAQLTGKLTIWSTLTQKERAVEFENLARAYEKDRPGVTVEITLMPWSGAMDKIMASIMAGNPPDIMVTGNGYPQTLSATGGLMELSSVVDQVGGKDAFLGTSLSVLGSAEDGGMYSVPLYVTPYVAYYRKSWLADAGITKLPTTWEEYYEMCKAVTDPANNRYGFGLPLGDLHGWKTVWSILQTQGVDLVNQNAKGDWIVDVSDEDYKAIVWTYDYLYKLVRDCSPAGIVSYTQANVRELVATGAIMSRIDTPEIYYNVKAMAPEAMDDMAFFEMPKAKQGGGGTGWVGLSIAEKGNKALASDYIKYIYTGERMVDFFASYPYAMFPAKAELFNSKSYQDKLPAELKGMVPEMALSILKDATGLTMANGPFPAAGEVESKSLLGNPLANMLIKGINANQAADQLIADLKALL, encoded by the coding sequence ATGAAACGAGTCATTATTGTTGCTTTGGTGCTTATGGCCCTTGGTTCTGCGATGTTGTTCGCAGCAGGAACCCAAGAAGCTGCCAAGCAGGAGCCAGCTGCCCAGTTGACCGGTAAACTGACAATTTGGTCGACGCTTACCCAAAAGGAACGAGCGGTGGAGTTTGAGAATCTTGCCCGTGCCTATGAAAAAGATCGTCCAGGTGTGACTGTTGAGATCACCTTGATGCCTTGGTCAGGAGCAATGGACAAGATCATGGCATCCATCATGGCAGGGAATCCCCCTGATATCATGGTAACCGGAAATGGATATCCCCAAACCTTGTCGGCAACCGGTGGGCTGATGGAGCTCAGCAGTGTGGTTGACCAGGTTGGTGGGAAAGATGCTTTCCTAGGAACCTCTTTGTCCGTATTGGGCTCTGCAGAGGATGGTGGAATGTACTCCGTTCCTCTCTATGTAACCCCGTATGTTGCATACTACCGGAAGAGTTGGCTTGCTGACGCAGGCATCACCAAACTCCCCACCACTTGGGAAGAGTACTATGAAATGTGCAAGGCCGTGACAGATCCCGCGAACAACCGCTATGGGTTTGGACTTCCCCTTGGTGACCTTCATGGCTGGAAAACCGTGTGGTCCATCCTACAGACACAAGGCGTGGACCTGGTGAACCAGAATGCAAAGGGTGATTGGATTGTGGATGTCAGTGATGAAGATTATAAGGCCATCGTTTGGACGTATGACTACTTGTACAAGTTGGTGCGCGACTGCTCACCTGCTGGTATTGTCAGCTACACCCAGGCCAACGTCCGCGAGTTGGTTGCAACCGGTGCCATCATGAGCAGAATCGACACCCCTGAGATCTACTACAATGTGAAGGCTATGGCTCCTGAGGCAATGGATGATATGGCATTCTTTGAGATGCCCAAAGCCAAGCAGGGTGGTGGTGGAACCGGTTGGGTCGGTTTGTCTATTGCTGAGAAAGGCAACAAGGCTCTTGCAAGTGATTATATCAAATATATCTACACGGGAGAGCGGATGGTTGACTTCTTTGCAAGCTATCCGTATGCAATGTTCCCTGCGAAAGCTGAGCTGTTCAACTCCAAGAGTTACCAGGATAAGCTTCCTGCCGAGCTGAAGGGTATGGTACCTGAAATGGCCCTGAGTATCCTCAAGGATGCTACCGGCTTGACCATGGCAAACGGCCCCTTCCCTGCTGCTGGAGAAGTGGAATCGAAATCGCTTCTGGGCAACCCGCTGGCGAATATGTTGATCAAGGGTATCAATGCCAATCAGGCTGCAGATCAGCTGATCGCAGATTTGAAGGCATTGCTCTAG
- a CDS encoding mandelate racemase/muconate lactonizing enzyme family protein — translation MKITDCTVRSYSAKHPTPIANGKYSYASTDIVFISINTDVGIEGHGWAHGTNVVVDTLLSLKDRIIGEDPFNVERIWEKMYLPKVYGRKGFETRAISAVDIALWDIKGKSSGRSVGQLLGGFRETVPAYIAGGYYEMGKDHTGLRKEMEANLASGAKAVKMKIGGASLEKDIERIEVVREVVGKEVKILVDANNAYNRIDALKMGRELDKRDIYWFEEPLSPDDIEGCAELCRKLDTPIAIGENEYTRWGFKQLMDAHAAHIYNADAQVLGGITEWKKVADLAMAYNVLVAPHGDQEIHAQLVRSIPNGLIVEYYDNNTNALKEAMFSSSMKLDGQGNVTPSQEPGFGVDLRFERMEQFKTYSSR, via the coding sequence ATGAAAATCACAGACTGCACCGTCAGATCGTATTCGGCAAAGCATCCGACTCCCATTGCAAACGGGAAGTATTCCTATGCTTCAACAGATATTGTATTCATCAGCATCAACACTGATGTTGGCATTGAGGGACATGGATGGGCTCATGGGACGAACGTAGTGGTGGATACCTTGCTCAGTCTGAAAGATCGTATCATAGGAGAAGATCCCTTCAATGTCGAGCGGATTTGGGAAAAGATGTACCTGCCGAAAGTCTATGGGAGGAAGGGCTTTGAGACCAGGGCTATAAGCGCTGTTGATATTGCTCTTTGGGATATCAAAGGGAAATCCAGTGGCCGTTCTGTTGGCCAGCTTCTGGGAGGTTTTCGTGAAACGGTGCCTGCTTATATTGCGGGTGGATATTATGAGATGGGCAAGGATCATACAGGCTTGAGAAAGGAGATGGAGGCAAATCTCGCTTCCGGGGCCAAGGCGGTGAAGATGAAAATCGGCGGAGCCTCCCTGGAGAAGGACATCGAGCGTATCGAGGTCGTCCGGGAAGTTGTCGGCAAAGAGGTGAAGATTCTCGTTGACGCGAACAATGCCTACAACCGTATTGATGCCTTGAAAATGGGTCGGGAGCTCGACAAACGCGATATCTACTGGTTTGAAGAGCCGCTATCTCCGGATGATATTGAAGGGTGCGCAGAACTTTGCAGGAAGCTGGATACCCCGATAGCAATTGGAGAGAACGAGTATACCCGCTGGGGATTCAAGCAATTGATGGATGCCCATGCAGCTCATATCTACAATGCCGATGCCCAGGTACTGGGCGGGATTACCGAATGGAAGAAAGTCGCCGACTTGGCTATGGCCTACAACGTACTCGTCGCTCCCCATGGGGATCAGGAGATCCACGCACAGTTGGTGCGTTCAATCCCCAATGGCTTGATCGTTGAGTACTACGACAACAATACCAATGCTCTGAAAGAGGCAATGTTCTCCTCATCCATGAAATTGGATGGACAGGGCAATGTCACACCCTCTCAGGAACCGGGGTTTGGTGTTGATTTGCGGTTTGAACGGATGGAGCAGTTCAAAACCTATAGTTCACGGTAA
- a CDS encoding GntR family transcriptional regulator, with product MKKQKLSDSAYQGIKKLIKEQVFKPGDPLPENVLSATLNMSRTPIREALHKLEDEQVVIIRPRLGAFVASVDFAQLCSLYETREAVEGMMANICCKPHISTKPFIEMREELKQIMTIENFQERETAMHAFGAKFIRALRENCENPMLAKYSSSITTLVENFSKVTHSIPLFPDESAPERMEILDAIIAKDAKRAEEKARAHAQYCFVRIMSSATQRNGY from the coding sequence ATGAAAAAGCAAAAGCTAAGTGACAGTGCCTATCAGGGAATCAAGAAACTCATAAAAGAACAGGTATTCAAGCCTGGCGACCCTCTTCCGGAAAATGTGCTTTCTGCGACCTTGAATATGAGTCGAACTCCTATCAGGGAAGCTTTGCATAAGCTGGAGGATGAGCAGGTTGTCATCATCCGACCTCGCTTGGGAGCTTTTGTAGCCTCCGTCGACTTTGCCCAACTGTGCAGCCTCTACGAAACACGGGAAGCTGTGGAAGGGATGATGGCGAATATCTGCTGCAAGCCACATATCAGCACAAAACCTTTTATTGAGATGCGTGAGGAACTCAAGCAAATCATGACCATCGAGAATTTCCAGGAGAGGGAAACCGCGATGCATGCATTCGGAGCAAAGTTCATCAGAGCCTTACGGGAAAACTGCGAGAACCCCATGTTGGCAAAATATTCGAGCTCCATCACCACCTTGGTCGAAAACTTCAGCAAGGTAACCCATAGCATCCCACTCTTTCCTGATGAATCAGCACCGGAGAGAATGGAAATCCTGGATGCCATCATCGCCAAGGATGCAAAAAGAGCAGAAGAAAAAGCTCGTGCCCATGCTCAGTATTGTTTCGTGAGAATCATGAGTTCGGCAACACAGAGAAACGGCTACTAA
- a CDS encoding M81 family metallopeptidase has product MKRVVVGGMHHESNTFNPILAGWQDIRIRRGAEMLSPIQDDSIGGVVSTLLEAGYEVIPTLIARAVPNGEWEREVYETLKEELLTALKKAGKIDAICLSLHGSMRVHGLGEAEGDLLSAIRKIQPNVPLITSLDMHATITDAMLASADGFVGYKCAPHTDTFATGKHAASMIIQTLEQGAKPVMEMVRIPMIVAGEQSETSVEPMLSLMRDLKELEKGEHIMAASYLLGFPWADAAPNSIVALVVADGRRDLAKDLALDLAKRFWNNRQKFCFYNETHEPKEALRVCLNRTKDSAPVVISDSGDNPTAGSSGDVTNFLKLMLADPKASSLTPPALYQCFYDPALVERAFAEGINASFSGSLGAAFDTQKSTPVVGKMTVKALKLDWDGNKVDLALIHTGGIDVVVTSKHVGAYDPEMMRAVSVIPEERLLIVVKLGYLEPEIRAISRYSVMALTDGSTNEVLSSLPYHQLPRPVYPLDTDVCAEWE; this is encoded by the coding sequence ATGAAACGCGTCGTAGTCGGTGGTATGCACCACGAGTCCAATACGTTCAACCCCATCCTTGCCGGTTGGCAGGATATCCGCATCAGGCGGGGTGCTGAGATGCTCAGCCCCATCCAGGACGACAGCATCGGCGGGGTGGTCTCCACCCTGCTCGAGGCTGGCTATGAGGTCATCCCGACCCTCATCGCCCGTGCAGTCCCCAACGGGGAGTGGGAGCGGGAAGTGTATGAGACGCTGAAAGAGGAGCTGCTCACCGCTCTTAAGAAAGCTGGGAAGATCGATGCGATCTGTCTCTCCCTCCATGGCTCGATGCGTGTGCACGGGTTGGGCGAGGCTGAGGGCGATCTGCTCTCCGCCATCAGGAAGATCCAGCCGAATGTTCCCCTGATCACCTCCCTGGATATGCATGCCACCATCACCGATGCCATGCTTGCCTCCGCCGATGGCTTTGTCGGCTACAAGTGCGCCCCCCATACCGATACCTTTGCCACCGGAAAGCATGCAGCAAGCATGATCATCCAGACCCTGGAACAGGGTGCGAAGCCGGTGATGGAGATGGTGCGCATCCCCATGATCGTGGCAGGGGAGCAGAGCGAGACCAGCGTCGAGCCGATGCTCAGCCTCATGCGTGATCTGAAGGAGTTGGAAAAGGGTGAGCACATCATGGCCGCTTCCTACCTTCTGGGCTTCCCCTGGGCTGATGCCGCTCCGAACAGCATCGTTGCCTTGGTGGTGGCGGATGGGAGGAGAGACCTGGCAAAGGATCTTGCCCTCGATCTTGCCAAGCGTTTTTGGAACAACCGGCAGAAGTTCTGTTTCTACAATGAGACCCATGAGCCGAAGGAGGCGCTGAGGGTATGCCTCAACCGTACCAAGGACAGCGCTCCGGTGGTGATCAGCGACAGTGGGGACAACCCCACTGCAGGTTCCAGCGGCGATGTCACCAACTTTCTCAAGCTCATGCTCGCAGACCCCAAGGCTTCCTCGCTTACTCCTCCAGCGCTCTACCAGTGCTTCTATGACCCTGCCTTGGTTGAGCGTGCTTTTGCAGAAGGGATTAATGCTTCCTTCTCCGGCTCGCTTGGTGCAGCCTTCGATACGCAGAAGAGCACACCGGTGGTGGGGAAGATGACCGTCAAGGCGCTGAAGCTTGACTGGGATGGGAACAAGGTTGACCTTGCCCTCATCCATACCGGAGGCATTGATGTGGTGGTCACCAGCAAGCATGTGGGTGCCTACGACCCCGAGATGATGAGAGCCGTGTCGGTGATTCCCGAAGAGCGGCTCCTGATCGTGGTGAAGCTGGGGTATCTTGAGCCGGAGATCCGGGCGATCAGCCGCTACTCGGTGATGGCCCTGACCGACGGCTCCACCAACGAGGTGCTCTCTTCCTTGCCCTACCACCAGCTACCCCGTCCGGTCTATCCGCTTGATACGGATGTATGTGCTGAATGGGAGTGA
- a CDS encoding ROK family transcriptional regulator, whose translation MRKVVGNSQYQKLANALLVLRLLRKGSTTRVAIARELGLQPSTVTYNINRLIEAGLVRESLEEPETGKTTTLGRRAVMLELNRDIFRVIGLELLADCGWASVLDAKGAVLYSQRVEYPALGDLEPRARFEHLVKDVVDKISPFCDGFPILGVGIALPGIVESNAQAVRDCWTHALKGQDFSAFFQKTFSFPIIMENDANCCVQRYLFEGAEERRDNFLYLLARRYPRTHVPEGVSPFGIGLGLVFGGTLYRGSESRAGEFVSAMMNPSEQGRQLATALEDLEKDASMRRALLSELAANIRSIASVLDPQTIYLGGFLTEYFAEVQTLLSDDVRDKVVYANAHNDASEGAAVNVLSLFYRIPQVGDTSSGAWRWSSLLQSAIE comes from the coding sequence ATGAGGAAGGTGGTGGGCAACAGCCAGTACCAGAAGCTGGCAAACGCACTCTTGGTCCTGCGCCTCCTGCGCAAGGGATCAACGACGCGTGTCGCCATCGCCCGTGAACTGGGCTTGCAGCCCTCTACGGTCACCTACAATATCAACCGCCTCATCGAGGCGGGCTTGGTGCGCGAGAGTCTTGAGGAACCTGAGACGGGCAAGACCACCACCCTTGGCCGCAGGGCAGTCATGCTTGAGCTCAACCGGGATATTTTCCGTGTCATCGGGCTGGAGTTGCTTGCCGACTGTGGCTGGGCCTCCGTCCTCGATGCCAAGGGGGCGGTGCTCTACTCACAGAGGGTGGAGTATCCTGCCCTTGGGGACTTGGAGCCAAGAGCTCGCTTCGAGCACTTGGTCAAGGATGTGGTGGACAAAATCTCCCCCTTCTGTGATGGTTTTCCCATCCTGGGAGTGGGTATTGCTCTTCCCGGTATCGTGGAGAGCAACGCACAGGCTGTCAGGGATTGCTGGACCCATGCCCTGAAGGGCCAGGACTTCTCCGCTTTCTTCCAGAAGACGTTCTCCTTTCCCATCATCATGGAGAACGATGCCAACTGCTGTGTCCAGCGCTACCTCTTTGAGGGAGCGGAGGAACGGCGGGACAACTTCCTGTACCTGCTTGCACGCCGCTATCCCCGCACCCATGTGCCTGAGGGTGTCTCTCCCTTCGGCATCGGGCTTGGCCTGGTCTTCGGCGGCACGCTCTACCGCGGTTCGGAAAGCCGGGCAGGGGAGTTTGTCAGTGCGATGATGAACCCCTCTGAGCAAGGCAGGCAGCTTGCCACCGCCTTGGAGGACCTGGAGAAGGATGCCTCCATGCGCCGCGCCCTGCTCTCCGAGTTGGCTGCCAACATCCGCAGCATCGCCTCGGTACTCGATCCCCAGACCATCTACCTTGGGGGTTTCCTCACCGAATACTTTGCCGAGGTGCAGACGCTTCTGTCCGACGATGTGCGCGACAAGGTGGTCTATGCCAATGCGCATAATGATGCTTCCGAGGGGGCGGCGGTCAACGTACTCTCCCTCTTCTACCGCATTCCCCAGGTAGGGGACACCTCCTCGGGTGCATGGCGGTGGAGCTCGCTCTTGCAGAGCGCAATCGAATAA